One Paraburkholderia phymatum STM815 genomic window, AAAAGGTCAGTGCCCTCTGGGTCGTGATCGCCGCCGTCTGCGTCTATCTGATCGCTTACCGCTTTTATAGCCGTTTCATCGCTAATCATGTGCTGCGGCTCGACGGCCAGCGCGTGACGCCTGCCGCGCGTCACAACGACGGCCTCGACTATGTGCCGACCAACAAATACGTACTGTTCGGCCATCATTTCGCGGCGATCGCAGGCGCCGGCCCGCTGGTCGGCCCGGTGCTCGCCGCGCAGATGGGCTATGTGCCCGGCATGCTGTGGATCCTCGCGGGCGTCGTGTTCGCGGGCGCCGTGCAGGACTTCATCGTGCTCTTCATCTCGACGCGCCGCGACGGCCGCTCGCTCGGCGATCTCGTGAAGATGGAACTCGGCACCGTACCGGGCGTGATTGCCCTGTTCGGCGCGTTCCTCATCATGGTGATCATCCTGGCCGTGCTCGCGCTGATCGTCGTGAAGGCGCTGACCAATTCGCCGTGGGGCACCTTTACGGTTGCTGCGACGATTCCGATTGCGCTCTTCATGGGCGTCTATACGCGCTACATCCGTCCGGGTCGCATCGGCGAAGTGTCGATCATCGGCTTCGTGCTGCTGATGGCGTCGATCGTGTTCGGTCAGAGCGTGCATGATTCCCCGACGCTCGCCGCATGGTTCACGTTCAACGGCACGCAGCTCACGTGGATTCTGATCGGCTATGGCTTTGTCGCGTCGGTGCTGCCCGTGTGGCTGCTGCTTGCGCCGCGCGATTACCTGTCGACATTCCTGAAGATCGGCACGATTCTCGGCCTCGCGATCGGCATCCTCGTCGTCGCGCCGGAACTGAAGATGCCTGCGCTGACGAAGTTCGTGGACGGCACGGGTCCCGTCTGGTCGGGCAACCTGTTCCCGTTCCTGTTCATCACGATCGCGTGCGGCGCGGTGTCGGGCTTCCATGCGCTGATCTCGTCGGGCACGACGCCGAAGCTGCTCGACAACGAAACCAACGCGCGCTTCATCGGTTACGGCGCGATGCTGATGGAATCGTTCGTCGCGATCATGGCGCTGGTCGCCGCCGCCGTGATCGAACCGGGCGTGTACTTCGCGATGAACGCGCCCGCCGCCGTGCTCGGCGCGACGCCTGACGCCGTTGCGCAGACGGTGTCGCAATGGGGCTTCGTGCTGACGCCGGAAATGCTGACGCAAACCGCGAAGGCCGTCGGCGAGACGACGATCGTCGCGCGTGCAGGCGGTGCGCCGACGCTGGCCGTAGGCATGGCGCAGATTCTCCATCAGGTGATCGGCGGCGAAGCGATGATGGCGTTCTGGTATCACTTCGCGATCCTGTTCGAGGCGCTCTTCATCCTGACAGCCGTCGATGCGGGCACGCGCGCCGGACGCTTCATGCTGCAAGACCTGCTCGGCACCTTCCACCCGGCTCTCAAGCGCACGGAATCGCTGCCTGCGAACCTGATCGCGACGGCGCTGTGCGTGGCGGCGTGGGGCTACTTTCTGTATCAGGGCGTGGTGGATCCGCTTGGCGGGATCAATACGCTGTGGCCGCTATTCGGAATTTCGAATCAGATGCTGGCGGGTATCGCGCTGGTGCTCGGCACGGTGGTGCTGTTCAAGATGAAGCGCGAGCGCTTCGCGTGGGTGACGCTCGTGCCGACCGTGTGGCTGCTGATCTGCACGATGACGGCCGGGTGGCAGAAGATTTTCGATGCGAATCCGAAGGTGGGTTTTCTTGCACATGCCGCGAAGCTCGGCGCTGCCGCCGATGCAGGCAAGGTCGTTGCGCCGGCGAAATCGATCGAGCAGATGCATCGGATCATGTTCAACGACTACGTCGATGCAGCGCTTGCCGGGCTGTTCATTTTCGTCGTTGTCAGCGTCGTTGTGTATGGCGTTCTCGCGGTGTTGCGCGCGCGTCGCGCGACGTCGCCTACTGTGCGCGAGACGCCGTTCGAAGTGTTGCCCGGTGCGTCGCGCGCCGGCGGCGCACAGTGACAGGAGCGCACGATGTTCTCAGAACTTCGGGAAGACGTGCGCAATGCGGGGCGCTACCTCGGGCAGGCCATGCGGTTGATGGTGGGGCTGCCCGACTATCAGACGTATGTCGCGCACATGGCCGCGACGCATCCTGGTCGCCCTGTCATGAGTTATGAGGCGTTCTTTCGCGAGCGCCAGGATGCAAGGTATGGAGGTGGTGCCGGGAAGTGTTGTTGACGAATCGGTCGGCTGCGGTCGCGTTGTAGCCTGGCGGCATCGCATGTATAGGGGCTCGCGTCCTGCGCCTTGTGCAATGCGCGGACCGTGCTGACCGTGTCGCACTGGCTCGCATCAGGCGCCTGCCGCCCGCGCTGCCGTCGTTCCTTACGCCTTTTTGACGAATTCCGATTTCAGGCTCATGGCCCCGAACCCGTCGATTTTGCAATCGATATCGTGGTCGCTGTCCACCAGCCGGATATTCTTGACCTTCGTGCCCATCTTGATCACGCCAGCGGAACCCTTCAGTTTCAGGTCCTTGATTACGGTGACCGTATCCCCATCCTGCAGGACGTTTCCAGCTGCATCCCGAAAGATCTTGCCCGGTGTTTCCGTCGGCACGGTTGCTTGCCGTGACCATTCATGCCCACACTCAGGGCAAACGTAGACATCTCCATCTTCGTACGTCAACTGAGAATGGCATGTCGGGCAAGGCGGAAAATCGTTCATGTGTAACCTTGATGCTGGCGAGGATGAAAGCGCGGAAGTATAGCGCGTCCCGTCGGTTCTTTTGCCGCGTCGCTTGTGTTCGCTACCGCCGGCCGAATCAGACAGGTCGCTTCGATGCGATTCCGTCACCGTCTCGCTCAGATTGGCAGCGAAGCCTGGCCACCAAGAATTTCAGTCCGTTACCCACCATTGCTTGCAGTTAGCTAGCTTCTGTGCCGCCGCAAAGTTAGAGGTTCCGCTGCGCACAGTGGCAACCCCTACCACCCCCTACCCCACCCCTTTAGCACTCCGCGGCCCCCGCCGCGCCGACAAGCCGGCAACAAACTCCGCATACTCCGTTTCAAGAAACGGCTCCGCATGCTCGAGCAAAAACCTCCGAAACATCACACAAGTCGGCGACAGCTGCTTGGAAGACAGATGCACGATCTGCCAGGTCCGCTCGACGGGCGTCCCGTTTACATCGAGCAACGCAATCTCTCCCGTGCGCAATTCGAGCGCGAGCGTATGCAACGAAATAAGGCTCACGCCCATGCCCGCCATTACCGCTTGCTTGATCGTCTCGTTGCTGCCAAGCGTCACGCACCGTGAAGGCGTAAAAAGATGCTGCCGGAACGTATGCTCGGCAACGGCACGCGTTCCCGACCCTGGCTCGCGCAACAAGAACGTATCGCCAGCAAGCTCCTGCAAATCGAAACGCCGTGCATCGCGCAGCGGATGCGTCACAGGCGCGACAATCACATGCGGATGGTAAGCAAGCGGCTCCGCCGTCGTGCCGAGCTCAGGCGGCGGGCGCCCCATGATCGCGAGATCGGTCGCGTTGTCCTGCAGCAGCCGCAACAAGGTCTCGCGATTGCCGACCGAAAAATGCACATCCACCTTTGGATATTGCTTTGAATACAGTGCGAGCAACTTGGGCGCGAAGTATGTCGCTGAACTCACGATGCTCACCG contains:
- a CDS encoding carbon starvation CstA family protein, with the translated sequence MNRASSILVWIAVALLGAFAFGTIALAHGEKVSALWVVIAAVCVYLIAYRFYSRFIANHVLRLDGQRVTPAARHNDGLDYVPTNKYVLFGHHFAAIAGAGPLVGPVLAAQMGYVPGMLWILAGVVFAGAVQDFIVLFISTRRDGRSLGDLVKMELGTVPGVIALFGAFLIMVIILAVLALIVVKALTNSPWGTFTVAATIPIALFMGVYTRYIRPGRIGEVSIIGFVLLMASIVFGQSVHDSPTLAAWFTFNGTQLTWILIGYGFVASVLPVWLLLAPRDYLSTFLKIGTILGLAIGILVVAPELKMPALTKFVDGTGPVWSGNLFPFLFITIACGAVSGFHALISSGTTPKLLDNETNARFIGYGAMLMESFVAIMALVAAAVIEPGVYFAMNAPAAVLGATPDAVAQTVSQWGFVLTPEMLTQTAKAVGETTIVARAGGAPTLAVGMAQILHQVIGGEAMMAFWYHFAILFEALFILTAVDAGTRAGRFMLQDLLGTFHPALKRTESLPANLIATALCVAAWGYFLYQGVVDPLGGINTLWPLFGISNQMLAGIALVLGTVVLFKMKRERFAWVTLVPTVWLLICTMTAGWQKIFDANPKVGFLAHAAKLGAAADAGKVVAPAKSIEQMHRIMFNDYVDAALAGLFIFVVVSVVVYGVLAVLRARRATSPTVRETPFEVLPGASRAGGAQ
- a CDS encoding YbdD/YjiX family protein, which gives rise to MFSELREDVRNAGRYLGQAMRLMVGLPDYQTYVAHMAATHPGRPVMSYEAFFRERQDARYGGGAGKCC
- a CDS encoding zinc ribbon domain-containing protein YjdM; the encoded protein is MNDFPPCPTCHSQLTYEDGDVYVCPECGHEWSRQATVPTETPGKIFRDAAGNVLQDGDTVTVIKDLKLKGSAGVIKMGTKVKNIRLVDSDHDIDCKIDGFGAMSLKSEFVKKA
- a CDS encoding LysR family transcriptional regulator — protein: MNLIRSLTLRQLQIFVIASRLPSFARAAEELHLTQPAVSMQIRQLEEAIGMPLFERIARRLTLTEAGERLSHHASRILGEIKDAEDTMTSLAQADSGSIAVSIVSSATYFAPKLLALYSKQYPKVDVHFSVGNRETLLRLLQDNATDLAIMGRPPPELGTTAEPLAYHPHVIVAPVTHPLRDARRFDLQELAGDTFLLREPGSGTRAVAEHTFRQHLFTPSRCVTLGSNETIKQAVMAGMGVSLISLHTLALELRTGEIALLDVNGTPVERTWQIVHLSSKQLSPTCVMFRRFLLEHAEPFLETEYAEFVAGLSARRGPRSAKGVG